One region of Lepus europaeus isolate LE1 unplaced genomic scaffold, mLepTim1.pri SCAFFOLD_39, whole genome shotgun sequence genomic DNA includes:
- the LOC133755036 gene encoding protein FAM104A-like, protein MEIGKGDEEMTLIRKKRSANKEDNHPSARCKRAKRNPVVQESQEAEVGSSNNERNINNINVPETSSGPGSSTNWIVNDPNPRIPQSFKEESDVSQGPYFCINQVLREAHFNSLQRRGRSPT, encoded by the exons GGGATGAAGAAATGACCCTAATTAG gaaaaaaagaagtgCCAATAAAGAGGATAACCACCCCTCTGCCCGTTGCAAAAGGGCTAAGAGAAACCCCGTGGTTCAGGAGTCTCAAGAGGCAGAGGTAGGAA GCAGCAATAATGAACGGAATATCAACAATATTAATGTGCCAGAGACATCCAGTGGACCAGGAAGCAGCACAAACTGGATCGTTAATGATCCCAACCCGAGGATCCCTCAGTCGTTCAAGGAGGAGTCTGACGTATCCCAGGGTCCTTACTTCTGCATCAATCAGGTCTTGAGGGAGGCTCACTTTAACAGCCTACAGCGGCGAGGACGGTCTCCAACCTGA